The following proteins are co-located in the Bacteroidota bacterium genome:
- the aat gene encoding leucyl/phenylalanyl-tRNA--protein transferase, giving the protein MTIFALTNELIFPDPGLANEDGLLAVGGDLSLERLLLAYQHGIFPWYDDHSPILWWALNPRMVLFPNKFKVSKSLRQLINKEIFEIRMDHNFKKVLDQCSLVPRKDQHGTWINDEMKNAYVNLFDYGFAHSVEVYLDQELVGGLYGVAIGKIFYGESMFHLVNNASKVAFYYLIQKLNSLNYNLIDAQMETPLIKSLGGELIPLEAYRAILKSSIDNTNFQCKW; this is encoded by the coding sequence ATGACCATATTTGCACTCACAAATGAGCTAATTTTCCCTGATCCGGGCTTGGCAAATGAGGATGGATTGCTGGCGGTAGGTGGCGATTTAAGTCTGGAACGCTTGCTTTTGGCTTATCAGCATGGTATATTTCCATGGTACGACGATCATTCACCCATCCTTTGGTGGGCATTAAATCCGCGTATGGTTCTTTTTCCAAATAAATTTAAGGTCTCAAAAAGCTTACGTCAGCTTATCAATAAAGAAATTTTTGAAATCAGGATGGATCATAATTTTAAAAAAGTGCTGGATCAATGCAGCCTGGTTCCCCGTAAAGATCAGCATGGAACCTGGATTAACGATGAAATGAAAAATGCTTACGTAAACCTCTTTGATTATGGATTTGCACATTCTGTTGAAGTATATTTAGATCAAGAATTGGTTGGCGGATTGTATGGAGTTGCGATCGGGAAAATATTTTATGGAGAGTCCATGTTTCATCTGGTAAACAATGCTTCAAAAGTTGCCTTCTATTATTTAATACAAAAACTAAATTCGTTAAATTACAATCTAATTGACGCACAGATGGAGACCCCGTTAATCAAGAGTTTGGGTGGAGAATTGATCCCTTTGGAAGCATACAGGGCAATACTGAAATCATCTATCGACAATACAAATTTTCAATGCAAATGGTGA
- the xerD gene encoding site-specific tyrosine recombinase XerD — protein MNWDLHIKGFRSFLSFEKSLSKNSIAAYTTDVEKLASYFDQSDIDISPDKVKHEDLKGFIIWINKLGVSSSTQTRIISGIKAFYKYMLMEEIISQNPTELLESPRIGRKLPDTLNLDEVNMLIDSIDLSTENGQRNKAILETLYGCGLRVTELIELKLSNLHFKQGYINVVGKGNKERLTPIGSVAMKNIQLYIDNYRNHQTIQSGEEDIVFLNNRGHKLSRVMIFLIIKKQMELIGLRKKVSPHTLRHSFASHLVDKGADLRAVQEMLGHESITTTEIYTHLDRNYLKKTIEEFHPRSKKNRKSRV, from the coding sequence TTATCTTTCGAAAAGTCATTGTCGAAAAATTCTATAGCCGCTTATACAACTGATGTTGAAAAGTTAGCTTCGTATTTTGATCAATCGGATATTGATATCTCTCCCGACAAGGTAAAGCATGAGGACTTAAAAGGGTTTATTATCTGGATAAACAAATTGGGGGTAAGTTCCAGCACTCAAACACGCATCATTTCAGGGATCAAGGCATTTTACAAATACATGCTGATGGAAGAAATCATCAGTCAGAACCCGACAGAACTTTTAGAGTCGCCACGAATTGGACGTAAATTGCCCGATACCCTCAATTTAGATGAAGTGAACATGCTCATCGACAGCATTGATTTGAGTACTGAAAACGGTCAGCGAAATAAGGCAATTCTTGAAACCTTATACGGCTGTGGCCTTCGTGTAACGGAGTTAATTGAATTAAAATTATCCAATTTACATTTTAAACAAGGTTATATAAATGTTGTTGGTAAAGGAAATAAAGAGCGACTAACACCTATCGGCTCGGTGGCAATGAAAAATATCCAGCTTTATATCGATAATTACAGAAATCATCAAACAATACAGTCGGGTGAAGAAGACATCGTTTTTTTAAACAACCGGGGTCACAAACTTTCGCGAGTCATGATTTTTTTAATCATCAAAAAACAAATGGAACTGATTGGCTTGAGAAAAAAAGTAAGTCCACATACGTTAAGGCATTCATTTGCCTCACATTTAGTGGATAAGGGTGCTGATTTAAGGGCCGTACAGGAAATGTTAGGTCATGAATCAATCACTACCACCGAAATTTACACTCACCTTGATCGAAATTATTTAAAGAAAACCATTGAGGAATTTCATCCACGATCAAAAAAGAATAGAAAATCACGGGTATGA
- a CDS encoding aspartate aminotransferase family protein: protein MLTNRQLFTLNLACPAATPMALEIVRAEGIYMFDDKGKRYVDLVSGVAVNNIGHRHPKVIEAIKDQLDQYLHLMVYGEYIQSPQVQLAKLLTDNLPVSLNSVYLVNSGSEAIEGALKLAKRVTNRSRIFSFKNAYHGSTHGALSVLGNEELKNAYRPLLPDVHFLNFNNEDDLERISNQTACVLVEPIQAEAGIILPENNYLKKLKDRCIETGALLIFDEVQMAFGRTGKLFSFENFDVIPDIICLAKGMGGGMPIGAFIASREMMNTLTNKPELGHITTFGGHPVCAAAGLASLKVIIEEKLAESANAKGELFKKNLTGLPGINHIRGMGLMLAIEVETQDLNNIIINQLLDKGLIVDRFLFNQNAFRIAPPLTITEDQIEEISANVAQCIIDANQR, encoded by the coding sequence ATGCTCACGAACCGACAATTATTTACATTAAATCTTGCTTGCCCGGCTGCCACGCCAATGGCTCTGGAAATTGTGCGTGCTGAAGGCATTTATATGTTCGATGATAAAGGCAAAAGATATGTTGATCTGGTTTCCGGAGTAGCAGTAAATAATATAGGGCACAGGCATCCAAAAGTCATTGAAGCCATTAAAGATCAATTGGATCAATATTTACATTTGATGGTTTATGGGGAATATATCCAAAGTCCACAAGTGCAATTAGCAAAGCTTCTTACCGATAATTTACCTGTCAGTTTAAATTCTGTTTATCTGGTAAACTCAGGGAGCGAAGCCATTGAGGGTGCATTAAAACTTGCAAAGCGTGTTACGAACAGAAGCCGGATTTTCTCCTTCAAAAATGCCTATCATGGCAGTACGCATGGCGCATTAAGTGTTTTGGGAAATGAAGAATTAAAAAATGCCTACCGTCCGTTGTTACCCGATGTACATTTTCTAAATTTCAATAACGAAGATGATTTAGAAAGGATCAGCAACCAAACGGCGTGTGTGCTTGTTGAGCCAATACAGGCCGAAGCAGGAATTATTTTACCCGAAAATAATTATTTAAAAAAGCTCAAGGATCGTTGCATCGAAACCGGTGCACTGTTAATATTTGATGAAGTTCAGATGGCTTTCGGCCGAACGGGGAAATTGTTTTCATTCGAGAATTTTGATGTAATTCCTGATATAATATGCCTGGCTAAAGGCATGGGCGGAGGCATGCCCATTGGTGCATTTATTGCCTCCCGGGAAATGATGAATACCCTCACCAACAAACCTGAATTGGGGCATATCACAACTTTTGGCGGTCATCCGGTTTGTGCCGCAGCAGGGCTGGCAAGCTTAAAAGTAATTATTGAAGAAAAGCTTGCTGAGAGTGCCAATGCAAAAGGCGAATTATTCAAAAAGAACCTTACCGGACTTCCCGGGATAAATCACATCAGAGGAATGGGTTTAATGTTGGCGATTGAAGTGGAAACCCAGGATTTGAACAATATAATCATTAATCAATTACTGGATAAGGGACTCATTGTCGATCGTTTTCTATTTAATCAAAATGCCTTTCGGATTGCCCCACCCCTGACAATAACTGAGGACCAGATTGAAGAAATATCGGCAAATGTGGCTCAGTGTATCATTGATGCTAATCAAAGATGA
- a CDS encoding DUF3127 domain-containing protein — MSFELSGKLIEKLETQQVTSTFRKREFVLEKKESASGREFIEYIKFQLNQDRCELLDSCKLNDELNVSFNIKGRKWEKDGKVSYFLNLEAWKIDKVLGENGQSAPPPSMADIPPEMDDDLPF, encoded by the coding sequence ATGAGTTTTGAATTATCAGGAAAATTAATTGAAAAATTAGAAACCCAACAAGTTACCTCAACTTTCAGAAAGCGTGAATTCGTTCTGGAAAAGAAAGAATCTGCTTCTGGAAGGGAATTTATTGAATACATCAAATTCCAGCTTAATCAGGATCGTTGCGAGTTATTGGATAGCTGCAAATTAAACGACGAACTGAATGTTAGTTTTAACATTAAGGGCAGGAAATGGGAAAAAGATGGAAAAGTGAGCTATTTCTTAAACCTTGAAGCCTGGAAAATTGATAAAGTATTAGGCGAAAATGGTCAGTCGGCACCTCCGCCATCCATGGCAGATATTCCACCCGAAATGGATGACGATTTACCCTTTTAA
- a CDS encoding SDR family oxidoreductase, whose translation MIKKVIVITGASSGIGKALTKRFAEPGTALVVGARGIDKLDELVQELSGNFKDILPVMTDVSKEEDCKNLIQKAVDKYGRIDVLINNAGISMRALFEDLDLNVIRKLMDVNFWGTVYCSKYALPYLLASKGSLVGVSSIAGYKGLPGRTGYSASKFAIHGFLETVRIENLKKGLHVLIACPGFTASNIRTTALGSDGSQQGESPRDEAEMMSAEEVANRIYKAIMKRKNSLVLTFQGKMTVLINKFFPKYLDKMVYNHMAKEPNSPFK comes from the coding sequence ATGATTAAAAAAGTAATAGTTATAACCGGCGCTTCTTCAGGGATTGGGAAAGCATTGACAAAAAGATTTGCCGAACCCGGGACCGCTTTGGTAGTGGGGGCACGCGGCATCGATAAACTTGATGAACTTGTTCAGGAATTGAGTGGAAATTTCAAAGACATTCTTCCTGTGATGACAGATGTGAGTAAAGAGGAAGATTGCAAGAATTTGATTCAAAAGGCTGTTGATAAATATGGTCGAATAGATGTATTAATAAATAATGCAGGTATTTCGATGCGTGCTCTGTTTGAAGATTTGGATTTAAACGTAATCAGGAAATTAATGGATGTGAATTTTTGGGGAACCGTTTATTGTTCGAAATATGCATTGCCTTATCTTTTAGCCTCAAAAGGGTCTTTGGTCGGGGTTTCATCCATTGCAGGATATAAAGGATTACCCGGACGTACCGGTTATTCCGCTTCTAAATTTGCAATTCATGGTTTTTTGGAAACGGTGAGAATTGAGAATTTAAAAAAAGGCTTACATGTTTTAATTGCATGTCCGGGTTTTACCGCATCAAATATCAGGACAACCGCTCTGGGAAGTGACGGATCGCAGCAAGGAGAGTCTCCGCGGGATGAAGCAGAAATGATGTCGGCTGAAGAAGTTGCAAATAGAATTTATAAAGCGATCATGAAACGAAAAAATTCATTAGTTTTAACCTTTCAAGGGAAAATGACTGTGCTGATAAATAAGTTCTTTCCAAAATATTTGGATAAAATGGTTTATAATCACATGGCAAAAGAACCTAATTCACCATTTAAATAG
- a CDS encoding nucleoside deaminase: MSMENKFMQRAIELARSNITNLKGGPFGAVIVKDHKIIGEGCNEVISNNDPTAHAEIVAIRNACKNLNSFQLDDCEIYTSCEPCPMCLGAIYWARPKKIYFAATREDAEQANFDDSFIYKEVSLPIDQRKIPMVQMMKVESKTVFTEWNAQNIKIDY; encoded by the coding sequence ATGAGTATGGAAAACAAATTTATGCAAAGGGCCATTGAGCTTGCCCGATCCAACATTACCAATTTAAAAGGCGGGCCATTTGGAGCGGTAATTGTGAAAGATCATAAAATTATCGGAGAAGGATGCAATGAGGTGATTTCGAATAACGACCCCACGGCACATGCTGAGATTGTGGCCATCAGAAATGCCTGCAAGAACCTGAACAGTTTTCAATTGGACGATTGTGAAATCTATACCAGTTGCGAACCCTGCCCCATGTGCCTGGGAGCAATTTATTGGGCGAGGCCGAAAAAGATCTATTTTGCTGCAACAAGAGAGGATGCAGAACAAGCAAATTTTGATGATTCTTTTATTTATAAAGAAGTATCTTTGCCCATTGATCAGCGAAAAATTCCAATGGTTCAGATGATGAAAGTTGAATCAAAAACAGTATTTACTGAATGGAACGCACAAAACATTAAAATCGATTATTGA